A segment of the Tautonia rosea genome:
GGTCGAGCGGATTGCTCGCCTCGTGGCCGGACAACAGTTGCGAGAATCGTCGACGGAGCGGTTCGTCTCCGCGGCATTCCTCATCCGAGAACCTCTTCCTCGCCTCGATGTCCACGATCTCCAGCGCGGCGGCGAACAGCGATTCCTCGTTCATGGCAGACGCCCTCGACGTTCTTACCATTCTGACTCGACCTCTAATCTACAGTGCGAATAAGGCGGGAAGGATGCACCATCGGATTTCGGTCTTGTCCAGAAACTTTGCGGACGAGGGTGATCGCCTTGCGGACGCTGACCACGACGGTTGATGATGGCTGACGGTTGATCACGTCGTAAACTACTGCACGACCTGGGGCGAGCCCAACCTCGGCTCACCCCGACAGGCCCCTCAGATCGTAGCCTTTCGCCGCGTGTCCGGGTAGGCCGCCAACCATAGCTTGGGCAGCAGCTCTCCGAGCCGCTCGACGGGATGAGTCGGCAGCCGATTCAACACATCGTTGAGGTCGGCGAATGGATCGCCACCAAGCCGCTTACAACTGCCGACGACGCTGTCGAGGATCGCCGCCGTCCGGCCGGCCCGGTAATCAATCGTTCTTCCGACCTATCGCCTTGGCACGCAGCGTCTGCTCGGCGAGGTCGTTGTCGATGATTAGTCCGGTTTTCTTTTGGGTGTGCCGG
Coding sequences within it:
- a CDS encoding transposase domain-containing protein — its product is MDYRAGRTAAILDSVVGSCKRLGGDPFADLNDVLNRLPTHPVERLGELLPKLWLAAYPDTRRKATI